A DNA window from Roseovarius sp. Pro17 contains the following coding sequences:
- a CDS encoding sarcosine oxidase subunit delta has product MLILTCPCCGVTGEETEFHGGGEAHLKRFGPGSADGDFHDYLFSKVNPKGVHLERWRHNNGCGKWFHAARDTVTLEIFGTYPAQTLEPPQDIKDAIKAKRPGWSWREFA; this is encoded by the coding sequence ATGCTGATCCTGACCTGCCCCTGCTGCGGCGTGACCGGCGAGGAAACCGAATTTCACGGCGGCGGCGAGGCGCATCTGAAGCGTTTCGGCCCCGGCTCTGCCGACGGGGATTTTCATGACTACCTCTTCTCCAAGGTGAACCCCAAGGGCGTCCATCTGGAACGCTGGCGCCACAATAACGGTTGCGGCAAGTGGTTTCACGCTGCCCGCGACACTGTCACGCTGGAAATCTTTGGCACCTATCCGGCACAGACGCTAGAGCCGCCGCAGGATATCAAGGACGCGATCAAAGCCAAGCGTCCCGGCTGGTCGTGGAGGGAGTTCGCATGA
- a CDS encoding sarcosine oxidase subunit alpha family protein, which translates to MSTRLADGGRLLDKGRKLDFTFNGKRLRGYAGDTIASALLANDQMLMGRSFKYHRPRGVVASGAEEPNGLVGMGEGAAFEPNQRVTTTELYDGLTCTSQNHWPSLDFDVGAINTKLARFLPAGFYYKMFIHPRPLWKHFYEPIIRKSAGLGRAPDQRDNDTYEHFYAFCDVLVIGGGVAGLQAARSAAATGAKVMLIEQTAHWGGRSPVDGGTVAGQPVDKFVDDLVSELSGMANVTMRNRTMGAGVYDHGYALGYERVGDHQPDAPGPRHRLWRIRAAQIVTATGAIERPLSFAGNDIPGVMLASAVRDYVVDYGVSIGDRTVIVTNNDDAYRTAITLKENGLDVPVILDARVPSQDSPLMAEAKSLGIRVLMGHGISSVQGGKRVTGVGICSQAGEGAVLEEIACDVVAMSGGWSPVVHLWSHSGGKLIWDEASASFRPDVDKAPTGASGEAFVRAAGAANGAFGLGEILSDATSAGASAAKAAGHSGETPKAPQAEAIDEAPMAPVWMMPQGAGIAKRQKAWLDYQNDVKVSDIQLAAQEGYESVEHAKRYTTLGMATDQGKLSNINGLAILSDALGQPIPQTGTTTFRPPYTPISMASITGEARDERFMPIRQTPMYDWHVENGAFFEPVGQWRRPYTYQQPGESIEEAVSREVKNTRQSLGMLDASTLGKLVVKGKDAGKFLDMLYTNMMSTLKVGRCRYGLMCSENGFLVDDGVVARIDDDTFLCHTTTGGAESIHGHMEEWLQTEWWDWDVYVANLTEEYAQIAVVGPRARETLEKLTGDDISAEALPFMAWTDITLGGMQARAYRISFSGELSYEIAVKASEGRALWDALLAAGSSANITVYGTEALHIMRAEKGFIMIGDETDGTVIPQDLGLNWAISKKKEDYIGKRAQERSHMTDPKRWKLVGLETVDGGVLPDGAYATAEGINANGQRETQGRVTSTYHSPTLDRGIAMGLVLNGPDRMGEVLEFPRLDGTVMRAKIVDPVFFDKDGEKQNV; encoded by the coding sequence ATGAGTACACGTCTGGCAGATGGCGGCCGCCTTCTGGATAAGGGTCGCAAACTCGATTTCACCTTCAACGGCAAGCGTCTGCGCGGCTACGCCGGCGACACGATCGCCTCGGCGCTGCTGGCGAATGACCAGATGCTGATGGGCCGCTCGTTCAAATACCATCGCCCGCGCGGCGTGGTCGCATCTGGCGCCGAAGAGCCGAACGGCCTTGTTGGCATGGGCGAGGGCGCGGCGTTCGAGCCGAACCAGCGCGTCACCACGACCGAGCTTTATGACGGGCTGACCTGCACCAGCCAAAACCACTGGCCGTCGCTCGACTTCGACGTGGGCGCCATCAATACCAAGCTGGCGCGCTTTCTGCCTGCTGGCTTCTACTACAAGATGTTCATCCACCCGCGCCCCCTCTGGAAGCATTTCTACGAGCCGATCATCCGCAAATCTGCGGGCCTCGGACGCGCGCCCGATCAGCGCGACAACGACACGTATGAGCATTTCTATGCCTTTTGCGACGTATTGGTCATTGGCGGCGGCGTCGCGGGCCTTCAGGCCGCACGGTCGGCTGCGGCCACTGGGGCCAAGGTGATGTTGATCGAGCAGACGGCCCATTGGGGTGGCCGCTCACCGGTTGATGGCGGCACGGTCGCAGGTCAACCTGTGGACAAGTTTGTGGACGATCTAGTCTCTGAACTGTCGGGCATGGCCAATGTAACCATGCGCAACCGCACCATGGGCGCGGGCGTTTACGACCACGGCTATGCGCTGGGCTATGAGCGTGTCGGCGATCACCAGCCGGACGCCCCAGGTCCGCGCCACCGTCTATGGCGCATCCGAGCCGCGCAGATCGTCACGGCAACAGGCGCTATTGAGCGTCCGCTCAGCTTTGCGGGGAACGACATTCCGGGTGTCATGCTCGCCTCTGCCGTGCGCGACTATGTCGTCGATTACGGCGTTTCCATTGGCGACCGCACGGTTATCGTGACGAACAACGACGATGCCTACCGCACGGCGATCACCCTTAAGGAGAACGGCCTTGACGTGCCTGTCATCCTCGACGCGCGCGTTCCGTCGCAGGACAGCCCGCTGATGGCCGAGGCCAAATCGCTGGGTATCCGCGTGCTGATGGGTCACGGCATTTCATCCGTTCAGGGTGGCAAGCGTGTTACCGGTGTCGGGATCTGCTCTCAGGCCGGCGAGGGTGCCGTGCTGGAGGAGATTGCGTGCGATGTTGTCGCCATGTCCGGCGGCTGGTCGCCAGTGGTCCACCTCTGGTCCCATAGCGGCGGCAAGCTGATCTGGGACGAGGCGTCAGCCTCCTTCCGCCCCGATGTGGACAAAGCGCCGACCGGCGCGTCCGGCGAGGCGTTCGTGAGGGCGGCAGGCGCGGCCAATGGTGCGTTCGGCTTGGGCGAAATCCTGTCGGACGCCACCTCCGCAGGCGCGTCTGCCGCCAAGGCAGCGGGCCACTCCGGCGAGACCCCCAAGGCCCCCCAGGCCGAGGCGATCGACGAGGCGCCCATGGCCCCCGTCTGGATGATGCCGCAAGGCGCAGGTATCGCCAAGCGCCAGAAGGCATGGCTGGACTACCAGAACGACGTCAAGGTGTCAGACATTCAACTCGCTGCGCAGGAAGGCTACGAGTCGGTCGAACATGCCAAGCGGTATACCACGCTAGGCATGGCGACGGATCAGGGTAAGCTGAGTAACATCAATGGTCTGGCGATCCTTTCTGATGCTTTGGGTCAACCTATTCCGCAGACCGGCACGACCACGTTCCGCCCGCCCTATACGCCGATCTCGATGGCCTCCATCACCGGCGAGGCACGCGACGAGCGGTTCATGCCGATCCGCCAGACGCCCATGTACGACTGGCATGTGGAAAACGGCGCGTTTTTCGAGCCGGTTGGCCAGTGGCGTCGTCCCTACACCTACCAGCAGCCGGGCGAGAGCATCGAAGAGGCGGTTAGCCGCGAGGTTAAGAACACTCGGCAAAGCCTTGGAATGCTTGATGCATCCACGTTGGGTAAGCTGGTGGTCAAGGGCAAGGACGCGGGCAAGTTCCTCGACATGCTCTATACTAACATGATGAGCACACTAAAGGTGGGGCGCTGCCGTTATGGCCTGATGTGCAGCGAGAATGGCTTTCTGGTCGATGATGGCGTTGTTGCCCGCATCGATGACGACACGTTCCTCTGCCACACCACCACCGGCGGGGCCGAGTCGATCCATGGTCACATGGAGGAGTGGCTGCAAACCGAATGGTGGGATTGGGACGTCTATGTCGCCAACCTGACCGAAGAATATGCCCAGATCGCCGTTGTCGGCCCACGCGCCCGCGAAACGCTGGAAAAACTGACCGGCGACGACATCAGCGCCGAGGCATTGCCGTTCATGGCGTGGACCGACATCACCCTTGGCGGGATGCAGGCGCGCGCCTATCGCATCTCATTCTCGGGCGAGTTGAGCTACGAGATCGCGGTCAAAGCCTCTGAGGGGCGTGCCCTTTGGGATGCGTTGCTGGCGGCGGGGTCGTCGGCGAACATCACGGTTTATGGCACCGAGGCGCTGCATATCATGCGGGCCGAAAAGGGCTTTATCATGATCGGGGACGAAACCGACGGCACCGTGATCCCGCAGGATCTGGGGCTGAACTGGGCGATCTCGAAAAAGAAAGAGGATTATATCGGCAAGCGCGCGCAGGAGCGTAGCCATATGACCGATCCTAAACGATGGAAGTTGGTGGGGCTGGAAACAGTCGATGGCGGCGTGCTGCCCGATGGCGCATACGCCACCGCAGAGGGCATCAACGCGAATGGCCAGCGCGAAACGCAAGGTAGGGTCACATCGACCTACCACTCGCCCACGCTGGATCGGGGCATCGCCATGGGGCTGGTTCTGAACGGGCCGGACCGGATGGGCGAGGTGCTGGAATTTCCACGCCTCGACGGCACGGTGATGCGCGCGAAAATCGTCGATCCGGTATTCTTCGACAAGGACGGGGAGAAGCAGAATGTCTAA
- a CDS encoding sarcosine oxidase subunit gamma, translated as MSNLVSALNGASAQGFAQVRDMGLQGMITLRGDLGAAKLKKAVKAAAGGDMPTAGHISLSDNGGAAWMSPDELLILVPYADVDAKLAEIGTGMGDAHHLAVNVSDARCMFAVSGDDALVREALAKLMPVDTSASAFKVGQFRRSRMAQVPAAIWMAEAGEARIVCFRSVAQYVFDLLKGATAPGSEVRYHAK; from the coding sequence ATGTCTAATCTAGTCAGCGCCTTGAATGGCGCCAGCGCGCAGGGCTTTGCACAGGTTCGCGACATGGGCCTGCAAGGCATGATTACGCTGCGCGGCGATCTGGGTGCCGCCAAGTTGAAGAAGGCGGTCAAGGCTGCTGCGGGCGGCGACATGCCGACTGCCGGGCATATCAGCCTCTCGGACAATGGCGGCGCCGCATGGATGTCGCCGGACGAGTTGCTGATCCTCGTTCCTTACGCCGATGTCGACGCCAAACTGGCCGAGATCGGCACGGGTATGGGCGACGCGCATCATCTGGCTGTCAACGTCTCGGACGCGCGCTGCATGTTCGCCGTCAGTGGCGACGATGCGCTGGTACGCGAGGCATTGGCCAAGTTGATGCCGGTGGATACGTCTGCGTCCGCCTTCAAGGTAGGTCAGTTCCGCCGCTCGCGCATGGCGCAGGTGCCTGCCGCGATCTGGATGGCCGAGGCGGGTGAGGCGCGCATCGTCTGCTTCCGCTCGGTCGCGCAATATGTGTTCGACCTGCTGAAGGGTGCCACTGCACCGGGAAGCGAAGTGCGCTACCACGCGAAATAA
- a CDS encoding superoxide dismutase, with translation MTFELPDLPYAHDALAGNGMSKETLEYHHDIHHKAYVDNGNKAIKGTEWEGKTLEEIIKGTYDKNAVAQSGIFNNISQLWNHNQFWEMMSPGKSDMPSELEKALKDSFGSVDDFKKEFAAAGAGQFGSGWAWLVKDKDGSLKVTKTENGVNPVCHGQTALLGCDVWEHSYYIDFRNKRPAYLDNFLSALVNWENVASRM, from the coding sequence ATGACATTCGAACTTCCCGATCTGCCCTATGCCCACGACGCTCTGGCAGGCAACGGCATGAGCAAGGAGACGCTGGAATACCACCACGACATCCACCACAAGGCCTATGTCGACAATGGCAACAAAGCCATCAAAGGCACCGAGTGGGAGGGCAAGACCCTCGAAGAGATCATCAAGGGCACGTATGACAAGAACGCTGTCGCGCAATCCGGCATCTTTAACAACATCAGCCAGTTGTGGAACCACAACCAGTTCTGGGAAATGATGAGCCCCGGTAAATCCGACATGCCTTCCGAGCTGGAAAAAGCACTCAAAGATAGCTTTGGCAGCGTCGACGATTTCAAGAAAGAGTTTGCAGCCGCTGGCGCTGGTCAGTTCGGCTCGGGCTGGGCTTGGCTGGTCAAGGACAAGGACGGCAGCCTCAAGGTCACCAAGACCGAGAATGGCGTAAACCCCGTCTGCCACGGCCAGACAGCGCTGCTGGGCTGCGACGTCTGGGAACATTCCTATTACATCGATTTCCGCAACAAGCGCCCGGCCTATCTGGACAACTTCCTGAGCGCGCTGGTGAACTGGGAAAACGTCGCCAGCCGCATGTAG
- a CDS encoding host attachment family protein has protein sequence MIELKTGTWVLICDGEKALFLRNDGDADAPDLNVVRIDEQDNPKDIDQSANRPGRMQGSPQGHRSAFDDTDWHELAKERFASDLADRLYKQAHRGAYDHLVIVAAARTLGALRSELHLEVTNKVIAEIAKDLTNHPLDEVEKLVKAQLAEM, from the coding sequence ATGATTGAGCTGAAAACCGGCACATGGGTGTTGATCTGCGATGGGGAAAAGGCGCTGTTCCTGCGTAACGACGGTGACGCGGATGCGCCCGATCTAAACGTCGTGCGCATCGATGAACAGGACAACCCCAAAGATATCGACCAATCCGCTAACCGTCCGGGTCGAATGCAGGGTAGCCCTCAGGGCCACCGGTCGGCTTTTGACGACACCGACTGGCATGAGCTGGCCAAAGAGCGGTTTGCCTCGGATCTGGCGGATCGCCTATACAAGCAGGCACATCGCGGGGCCTACGATCATCTAGTCATCGTTGCGGCCGCCCGCACATTGGGCGCGTTGCGCAGCGAATTGCACCTGGAAGTCACGAACAAGGTTATCGCCGAGATTGCTAAGGATCTGACCAACCACCCGCTCGACGAGGTCGAAAAACTGGTCAAGGCTCAACTCGCCGAAATGTAA
- the rarD gene encoding EamA family transporter RarD, giving the protein MTDEAKGVFAMMGACTIWGLSGIFYKLLDNVPAAEILCHRTLWGFVFFVCLLRFQGRLRTLPSAVSTPRTFGIVAFAALIISLNWFVFITSIHLGHATEASLGYYIFPLAAVLFGAIFYREKLSRAQIVSVVLAASAVIILSIGLQVAPWVALVLALSFATYGAVKKGLSTGPVVSVTAEVTMLLPFAIAWLAVIHSRGDGHFGEDLATSLMLMFSGLMTAVPLILFSYATRRVTLATIGLVQYVNPTLQFLVATLIFREAFTLWHAIAFALIWTALVIYTASSWRRGRAARKVARAAGTSGTVI; this is encoded by the coding sequence ATGACCGACGAGGCCAAAGGCGTCTTTGCGATGATGGGGGCCTGTACCATCTGGGGCTTGTCAGGCATCTTCTACAAATTGCTCGATAATGTCCCCGCTGCCGAGATCCTCTGCCATCGCACGCTCTGGGGATTTGTATTCTTTGTCTGCCTCCTGCGATTTCAGGGCCGTTTGCGCACGCTTCCTTCTGCCGTTTCAACCCCGCGCACCTTCGGCATTGTGGCCTTTGCGGCACTGATCATTTCGCTCAATTGGTTCGTGTTCATCACGTCAATCCATCTGGGACACGCGACCGAAGCATCGCTGGGATACTACATCTTTCCGCTCGCCGCCGTGCTGTTTGGCGCGATCTTCTACCGCGAGAAGCTGAGCCGTGCGCAAATCGTTTCGGTCGTGCTGGCGGCCAGTGCGGTGATCATCTTGTCGATCGGACTGCAGGTTGCGCCATGGGTTGCGCTGGTTCTGGCGTTGTCCTTCGCGACCTACGGCGCTGTCAAAAAGGGGCTGTCCACAGGCCCGGTCGTGTCGGTCACCGCTGAGGTGACGATGCTGCTACCCTTTGCAATCGCGTGGCTGGCCGTGATCCATTCCCGCGGTGACGGGCATTTCGGCGAGGATCTGGCGACGTCGCTGATGCTGATGTTTTCGGGACTCATGACGGCTGTGCCATTGATCCTGTTTTCCTACGCCACGCGCCGGGTGACGCTGGCGACAATCGGCCTCGTTCAATACGTCAATCCGACGCTGCAATTTCTGGTGGCGACGCTGATTTTTCGCGAGGCTTTCACGCTATGGCACGCCATTGCCTTCGCGCTGATCTGGACCGCGCTGGTGATCTATACGGCGTCGTCCTGGCGCCGGGGCAGGGCCGCGCGCAAGGTTGCAAGGGCAGCCGGCACATCCGGCACGGTGATATAG
- a CDS encoding TIGR00730 family Rossman fold protein: MPTPSICVFCGAREGARMAYSAAADELGAALAHEGWRLVYGAGDVGLMGRCARAALEAGGDLLGVIPQHLVGLEATAETGVDTRARRVVTETMHERKKVMFMNCDAIALLPGGGGSLDELFEVLTWRQLGLHTKPVVLIDVDGYWQPLVALLEHVVTEGFAGTDLSGGYITVPDVPAALATLRAALPRRQDDAV, translated from the coding sequence ATGCCCACCCCGTCCATCTGTGTCTTTTGCGGCGCACGCGAAGGCGCGCGCATGGCCTATAGCGCCGCCGCCGATGAACTGGGCGCAGCGCTCGCGCATGAGGGCTGGCGGCTGGTCTATGGCGCTGGCGATGTGGGGTTGATGGGCCGCTGCGCGCGGGCGGCGCTGGAGGCGGGTGGCGATCTGCTGGGCGTCATTCCGCAACATCTGGTCGGGCTTGAGGCCACGGCGGAGACAGGGGTGGATACGCGCGCCCGGCGCGTCGTGACCGAGACGATGCACGAGCGCAAGAAGGTGATGTTCATGAACTGCGACGCCATCGCGCTGCTGCCCGGCGGCGGCGGATCGCTGGACGAGTTGTTCGAGGTGCTGACATGGCGCCAGTTGGGCCTGCATACCAAGCCAGTGGTGCTGATCGACGTCGATGGCTACTGGCAGCCGCTGGTCGCGCTGTTAGAGCATGTCGTCACTGAGGGCTTTGCCGGGACGGACCTGTCCGGGGGCTATATCACCGTGCCGGATGTGCCGGCTGCCCTTGCAACCTTGCGCGCGGCCCTGCCCCGGCGCCAGGACGACGCCGTATAG
- a CDS encoding LysM peptidoglycan-binding domain-containing protein — translation MSIFANEHSARRIGVGAAVLVVLLLGGLYFGGVIGPRSAPPEMAAAMPDPSVKETAEPKATDNASETQPIAPAPPRIDVFRLEPGGSALIAGRASPGWQVQIMLDGAPLATASAGSDGAFAEFVDLPDDTAPHVLTLSMSGPDGGAAIMGEGEVIIAPAPERSPEQQIATVEGGVDDTAPNDTHGTRPAATIAQTAPDLSSGTDADPLRSAPDPAADRAALKGATSDGASDTATDPDAATDIPERTVLMTDADGVRVLQTPTPSPGSTPSTQAANAPRVMSSVALDAISYTEDGSVQLSGRAVGTGLVRIYLDNTPITTSRITDAGTWRTALPQVGTGIYTLRIDEVDTAGDVTSRVETPFKREDRALLAELQSDIAASADMPQNSAPKTATTSAQGADQAPILTIRAVTVQPGNTLWAISRETYGEGLLYVRVFEANADRIRDPDLIYPGQVFALPD, via the coding sequence ATGAGCATCTTTGCCAATGAGCACTCGGCACGCCGGATCGGCGTAGGCGCCGCTGTGCTCGTGGTGCTGTTGCTGGGCGGGCTCTACTTTGGCGGCGTGATCGGCCCGCGCTCTGCTCCGCCCGAAATGGCCGCAGCCATGCCTGATCCCAGCGTCAAGGAAACCGCCGAACCCAAGGCAACGGACAACGCCTCTGAAACACAGCCCATCGCCCCCGCACCCCCCCGCATCGACGTCTTCCGGCTGGAGCCAGGTGGCTCTGCCCTCATTGCAGGCCGCGCGTCACCCGGCTGGCAGGTCCAGATCATGCTGGACGGCGCGCCCCTAGCCACCGCATCCGCGGGTAGCGACGGTGCCTTTGCCGAATTCGTCGATCTGCCCGACGACACCGCGCCGCATGTGCTAACGTTAAGCATGTCCGGTCCGGATGGCGGCGCGGCAATCATGGGCGAAGGCGAAGTCATCATCGCCCCAGCGCCCGAGCGCTCGCCTGAGCAGCAGATCGCGACAGTAGAGGGTGGCGTGGATGATACCGCACCCAACGATACGCACGGGACTCGCCCCGCCGCGACCATCGCGCAAACCGCCCCGGACCTTAGCAGTGGCACAGACGCCGATCCCCTCCGGTCCGCACCGGACCCGGCGGCGGATAGGGCCGCACTCAAGGGCGCCACATCGGACGGAGCATCGGACACCGCCACCGATCCTGACGCCGCCACGGATATTCCTGAGCGCACAGTGCTGATGACCGACGCCGACGGCGTGCGCGTCCTTCAGACTCCCACGCCCTCGCCCGGTTCAACGCCGTCCACGCAGGCCGCCAACGCACCGCGAGTCATGTCTTCGGTCGCACTCGACGCGATCAGCTATACCGAAGATGGCAGCGTGCAGTTGTCTGGGCGCGCGGTCGGCACCGGACTCGTCCGAATCTATCTCGACAACACGCCCATCACCACGTCGCGTATCACGGATGCGGGCACTTGGCGCACTGCCTTGCCGCAGGTCGGTACCGGCATCTATACCTTGCGCATAGATGAGGTTGATACAGCCGGCGACGTGACCAGCCGGGTCGAGACGCCCTTCAAACGTGAGGATCGCGCCCTGCTGGCAGAGTTGCAAAGCGACATTGCCGCCAGCGCCGACATGCCGCAAAACAGCGCGCCGAAAACAGCAACGACCAGCGCCCAAGGCGCCGATCAGGCGCCCATCCTGACGATCCGCGCGGTCACCGTGCAGCCGGGTAACACTCTCTGGGCCATCTCGCGCGAGACATATGGCGAGGGCCTGCTTTATGTCCGCGTCTTTGAGGCCAATGCCGACCGCATTCGAGATCCCGATCTGATCTATCCCGGACAGGTCTTTGCCTTGCCTGACTAA